Proteins from a single region of Sphaerochaeta globosa str. Buddy:
- a CDS encoding carbohydrate ABC transporter permease, which translates to MRRIQTNKLLWITFFITPGLLVVGLFILLPLFMSLYNSLFSWKQLIRMDFVGLENFRRLLTTFPYQERFFNALKNNLVWFLSTTLIQNSLGLLIGYLLSRNVPFAQFFKRVFFIPVLFSIVAVGFLWGMYLKPTGLVNNFLKLVGLAVLQRPWLGLEHLATPTIILVNIWRWVGFPSLVFLAAIDNVPGECLEAAYLEGVGEWKLFWKIIFPLIIPSITIITVLTIIGSLNVFEQIYTMTGLDGAPNYATDTIGTLFYRTAFGSIDAGSPEIGIGSAIGLVIYVLTFFTSLLSIFVTRKREVQL; encoded by the coding sequence ATGAGACGAATACAAACAAACAAACTCCTTTGGATTACTTTCTTCATCACCCCGGGCCTTCTGGTGGTGGGGCTCTTCATACTCCTTCCGCTGTTCATGTCCCTGTACAACAGCCTGTTCTCCTGGAAACAGCTGATCAGAATGGATTTTGTCGGCCTTGAGAACTTTCGTAGGCTTCTTACTACGTTTCCCTATCAGGAGCGTTTCTTCAACGCGCTGAAAAACAACCTTGTCTGGTTTCTCTCTACTACCTTAATTCAGAATTCCCTCGGACTCCTCATTGGATACCTGTTAAGCAGAAATGTTCCGTTTGCACAGTTCTTCAAACGAGTCTTCTTCATACCTGTGTTGTTCTCCATTGTTGCTGTTGGCTTTCTGTGGGGTATGTACCTCAAGCCTACAGGCTTGGTGAACAACTTTCTCAAGCTGGTCGGCCTTGCTGTTCTGCAAAGGCCATGGCTTGGCCTTGAGCATTTGGCAACGCCTACCATTATTCTGGTGAACATCTGGAGGTGGGTTGGCTTTCCTTCCTTGGTGTTCCTCGCTGCCATCGACAACGTCCCCGGCGAGTGCCTGGAGGCAGCGTATCTGGAGGGTGTTGGCGAATGGAAGCTCTTCTGGAAGATTATCTTCCCCCTCATCATTCCTTCCATCACCATTATCACAGTGCTTACCATTATTGGAAGCCTCAATGTATTTGAGCAAATTTATACTATGACCGGCCTCGATGGCGCTCCCAACTACGCTACCGATACCATCGGCACCCTGTTCTATCGAACCGCCTTCGGTTCGATAGATGCAGGCAGCCCGGAGATCGGGATCGGGTCGGCCATCGGTTTGGT
- a CDS encoding ABC transporter substrate-binding protein, producing the protein MKKHTLISFLLVLVTASLLFGAGVQEQAEAQAPQTVLEFWTWRPEDVDFYAKQIALFEAANPTIKVVQTAHKNTEYNTILSASLSGGAGPDVFQGRAYGGLATFADSGFLEPLEAWMPELKNYSATAVLGATSPTDGKVYGSPAVSQTVFMYYNKDMYKEMGLSIPKTWAELIANFEAAKKAGYIPLGNGAKDGWCLETMVGGMGPSLYGGTAFFNDVVAGKKNFQDPAFIAMVEQMKSLTKYMPDMYMGISYEDMRSNFFNELSPHLIAGSYEAAYFKTQNPELNFDIFAVPGPKATDPAYVSVYADMNFAMNAKSKNKDAAVKFLKFLSSKEFGKAMVTDLKMVTSVPGVDATSDPFIARVLELQKNATPYLFLVGFRYQQPTGSSLWQAAAQGVMAGTLTPAQAAKQVQDGIASYYKPFQK; encoded by the coding sequence ATGAAAAAACACACACTCATCAGCTTCCTGCTGGTCCTCGTGACCGCAAGCTTGCTCTTTGGTGCAGGCGTACAGGAACAAGCAGAAGCCCAGGCTCCTCAGACTGTATTGGAGTTCTGGACCTGGAGACCTGAGGACGTAGACTTCTACGCCAAGCAGATCGCTCTGTTTGAAGCAGCCAATCCCACGATCAAGGTCGTACAGACTGCACACAAGAACACCGAGTACAACACCATTCTCTCTGCTTCCCTTTCCGGTGGTGCCGGACCCGATGTATTCCAGGGCCGTGCCTACGGTGGGCTTGCCACCTTTGCCGACTCAGGCTTCCTCGAACCCCTTGAAGCTTGGATGCCCGAACTGAAGAACTACTCAGCCACCGCCGTTCTGGGAGCCACAAGCCCCACCGACGGCAAGGTGTATGGTAGTCCTGCAGTAAGTCAGACCGTGTTCATGTACTACAACAAGGACATGTACAAGGAAATGGGTCTTTCCATTCCCAAAACTTGGGCTGAACTGATCGCCAACTTCGAAGCAGCCAAGAAAGCCGGCTACATTCCCTTAGGCAACGGTGCCAAGGACGGCTGGTGCCTCGAGACCATGGTTGGTGGTATGGGACCGAGTTTGTACGGCGGAACCGCGTTCTTCAACGACGTAGTCGCCGGCAAGAAGAACTTCCAGGACCCGGCTTTCATCGCCATGGTTGAGCAGATGAAGAGCCTTACCAAGTACATGCCCGACATGTATATGGGTATCAGCTACGAGGATATGCGCTCGAACTTCTTCAACGAGCTCTCCCCGCATTTGATCGCAGGCTCCTACGAAGCTGCTTACTTCAAAACACAGAATCCTGAACTGAACTTCGACATTTTCGCAGTTCCCGGCCCGAAAGCAACCGATCCTGCGTATGTATCGGTGTATGCAGACATGAACTTTGCCATGAATGCCAAGTCCAAGAACAAGGACGCAGCAGTCAAGTTCCTGAAGTTCCTCTCATCCAAGGAATTCGGCAAGGCCATGGTCACCGACTTGAAGATGGTCACCTCGGTTCCCGGCGTAGACGCCACCAGCGACCCCTTCATCGCCCGTGTTCTTGAGTTGCAGAAGAATGCCACCCCGTATTTGTTCCTCGTAGGCTTCCGTTATCAGCAGCCCACCGGCTCCTCCCTCTGGCAGGCAGCTGCCCAGGGTGTAATGGCTGGTACGCTCACTCCCGCTCAGGCCGCGAAGCAAGTACAGGACGGTATCGCCTCCTATTACAAGCCGTTCCAGAAGTAA
- a CDS encoding MurR/RpiR family transcriptional regulator, whose translation MSGCLYVIKQFLPNLAPSERKVADFLLANPTQSVSMGVQDVAKATGSSAAACIRFASRLGFAGYTELRMALAKEVFSSERVAEEQKVREVTERTSAGELVHLVVGSTCESLRGIESVIDPKAVEESVEAILHASHLLISGIGASGVVAIDLQQKLARLGLKAVFTADSDMQIVEACALHKQDVLIAISYSGETNSVLKVAREAKKNESTVIAITRIGGNSLSKLADITLNVVNSESLFREGATLSRFGQLLVVDFIYTMILARCQKQIQPLLKRSWEAVAHVSG comes from the coding sequence ATGAGTGGATGTCTGTATGTAATCAAGCAATTTCTTCCCAACTTGGCTCCCAGTGAACGCAAGGTTGCCGACTTCCTGTTGGCAAACCCGACACAGTCGGTCTCCATGGGTGTACAGGACGTGGCCAAGGCCACCGGTTCCAGTGCAGCGGCCTGCATCCGGTTTGCAAGCCGCCTCGGCTTTGCCGGCTATACGGAACTTCGCATGGCCTTGGCCAAGGAAGTGTTCTCCTCCGAGCGTGTCGCTGAAGAGCAAAAGGTCAGGGAAGTGACCGAGCGCACCAGTGCAGGGGAGCTTGTCCACTTGGTCGTAGGCAGTACCTGTGAAAGTCTGAGGGGAATAGAGAGTGTAATCGATCCCAAGGCAGTGGAAGAATCGGTGGAGGCAATCCTGCATGCTTCGCACTTGCTGATCAGCGGCATTGGAGCAAGTGGTGTTGTTGCCATAGACCTGCAGCAAAAACTTGCACGCTTGGGGCTGAAAGCAGTCTTTACTGCCGACAGCGACATGCAGATAGTGGAAGCCTGTGCCCTGCACAAGCAGGACGTGCTCATTGCCATCTCCTATTCAGGGGAAACCAACAGTGTGCTGAAAGTAGCAAGGGAAGCAAAGAAGAACGAGAGTACCGTTATTGCTATTACCCGCATCGGAGGCAACTCGCTCTCCAAGCTTGCCGATATTACCCTCAATGTTGTGAACAGCGAGTCGCTGTTCCGAGAGGGGGCAACCCTCTCCCGGTTTGGACAGCTACTCGTAGTCGACTTCATTTACACCATGATCCTAGCCCGTTGCCAGAAGCAGATACAGCCGTTACTCAAGCGAAGCTGGGAAGCTGTTGCACATGTATCGGGGTGA
- a CDS encoding DUF6088 family protein produces the protein MKQTNEFSQTEQIWKQIQTMKEGTIFFSDAFSYENRAVLRVVLSRLIAEGLIERLGPGIYLHPRYSRVLGKSVTPSIEEIAQAVAQQEKSRLALSGSYALYKLGLSTQVPTVAVFLTDGSPRKLVLKDGRTIIFKRTTAKNLAFTSKSMQLLVASLKEIGEANLAADRMAKINKIFDGIPEHEYKADRNLAPEWMQKLFMQIKQEKHTGI, from the coding sequence ATGAAACAAACTAATGAGTTCTCTCAAACAGAGCAAATATGGAAACAGATACAAACCATGAAAGAGGGCACCATATTTTTCTCTGACGCTTTTTCCTATGAGAATAGAGCCGTTCTCAGAGTGGTGTTATCACGGCTCATTGCTGAAGGACTCATTGAAAGACTCGGCCCTGGAATATATCTGCACCCAAGGTATTCACGAGTACTGGGAAAGAGTGTGACGCCATCCATTGAAGAAATCGCTCAAGCAGTAGCACAGCAGGAAAAATCGAGATTGGCTCTGTCAGGATCATACGCTCTCTACAAGTTAGGATTGTCTACCCAGGTTCCAACAGTCGCTGTATTTCTTACTGATGGGTCCCCAAGAAAGCTTGTACTTAAGGACGGCCGAACAATAATTTTCAAGAGAACAACGGCAAAGAACCTTGCCTTTACGAGCAAGAGCATGCAATTGCTGGTTGCGAGTTTGAAAGAAATTGGTGAAGCCAATCTAGCAGCCGACCGTATGGCTAAGATAAACAAAATCTTCGATGGAATACCTGAGCATGAATACAAAGCCGATAGGAATCTAGCTCCAGAATGGATGCAAAAACTGTTCATGCAAATCAAGCAGGAGAAGCATACAGGTATATAG
- a CDS encoding PIG-L deacetylase family protein: MAANNVLVVSAHAADYCTRSGGTILNLVQQGFSVHVLALTCGVRGESGGYWKDNPQGTYEACSDLRKRESAEAAKALGATIEFLDWDDYPLVIDADRTRYLIKRVLQIRPEIILTHWTVDPTNPDHANTGNAVVMACNSASQLGALPGTVAHYYPNIYFFEPTVPMSEFNKFDPDFYVDITANQQKKMEAIAKFGCQPQLGDFYVHFAKHRAFQARIWTKLNIEYAEGFKRFVPYVGKSLPISQRG, encoded by the coding sequence ATGGCAGCAAACAATGTCCTGGTAGTCAGCGCCCACGCAGCAGACTACTGTACCCGAAGCGGGGGAACCATACTCAACTTAGTGCAACAAGGCTTTAGCGTACATGTCCTGGCCCTTACCTGCGGAGTTCGGGGTGAGTCGGGCGGATATTGGAAGGATAATCCCCAGGGGACCTATGAAGCATGCTCGGACCTGAGAAAGAGGGAGTCGGCAGAAGCAGCAAAGGCCTTGGGAGCTACCATCGAGTTTCTTGACTGGGACGACTATCCCTTGGTAATCGATGCTGATCGTACCCGGTATTTGATCAAGCGGGTGCTTCAGATCAGGCCCGAGATTATTCTCACCCATTGGACTGTCGACCCCACCAATCCCGACCATGCCAATACAGGCAATGCTGTAGTAATGGCCTGCAACAGCGCCTCCCAATTGGGAGCATTACCTGGTACTGTAGCCCACTACTACCCGAACATCTATTTCTTTGAACCAACGGTTCCCATGAGTGAGTTCAATAAGTTCGACCCCGACTTCTATGTAGACATCACAGCCAACCAGCAGAAGAAAATGGAGGCTATAGCAAAGTTCGGCTGCCAGCCACAGCTCGGAGACTTCTATGTGCACTTTGCCAAGCATCGTGCCTTCCAGGCACGCATCTGGACAAAGCTGAACATAGAATACGCAGAAGGCTTCAAGCGCTTTGTACCCTATGTGGGAAAGAGCCTGCCGATCAGCCAGAGGGGCTGA
- a CDS encoding winged helix-turn-helix transcriptional regulator, with amino-acid sequence MLPEYTTKEFSILSYIDQNSDATQRELSEHVGVSLGTINIVLKKLIKKGLVKIEKLQPNSIRYFLTPSGIANKLERTYGYIVRTYRELLQYQQQIATAVNSIHRANPGKKVCFYGPNDEIFQIITTVLAVGELPAEVYTEHSIILFTKLFSPADVVLLVWNTEDETALKERGFICENLLSVLHV; translated from the coding sequence ATGTTACCTGAATATACAACCAAGGAATTTTCTATTCTCTCCTACATCGATCAGAACTCAGACGCGACGCAACGCGAACTGTCTGAACATGTCGGTGTGTCCTTGGGAACCATCAACATTGTCCTAAAGAAGCTGATTAAGAAAGGCCTGGTTAAGATTGAGAAGCTCCAACCCAACTCCATCCGATACTTCCTCACTCCCAGTGGCATAGCCAACAAGCTGGAGAGGACGTATGGGTATATAGTGAGGACGTATAGGGAGCTGTTGCAGTATCAACAACAGATAGCAACAGCAGTGAACTCCATACATAGGGCCAATCCTGGAAAGAAGGTTTGCTTCTATGGTCCGAATGATGAAATCTTTCAAATAATTACTACTGTGCTAGCTGTAGGCGAATTGCCTGCAGAGGTGTACACAGAGCACTCAATAATCTTGTTTACTAAATTGTTCTCACCTGCTGATGTCGTTCTTCTTGTATGGAATACGGAGGATGAAACCGCGCTCAAGGAGCGTGGATTCATATGCGAGAACCTTCTCTCTGTTTTGCATGTCTAG